The following coding sequences lie in one Arachis stenosperma cultivar V10309 chromosome 5, arast.V10309.gnm1.PFL2, whole genome shotgun sequence genomic window:
- the LOC130980528 gene encoding uncharacterized protein LOC130980528, giving the protein MEVCHLVRDLEIQPMIWKFHPSKRDEIHRAYLKAGPNQSILDNYPFMSDTSHRRRFQASWFELYPSWLEYSIEDDAVYYLPCYLFAMESSINTYSNAFIENDFRNWKKVNSRKDCPLLNHIGKGPNSFHHRATKSCDDLMKKSQHVDTLMKQQTSEKIENNQRRLGASIDYIRWLTSQGCAYRVHDESSSSDNRGHFIELLKFLSSYNSSVQKLILENAPRFAKYTSSDVHKEILHVLATMVRNSIRKDIGDAKFCIIINEARDKSKKEQMAIILRFVDVDGFVRERFFDLVHVIDTSALTLKKELVSVLSIYNLQIENIRGQGYDGASNMRGEWNGLQALFLNDCRQAYYVHCFAHRLQLALVAASREVLQIHEFFTQLTVIVNIVGASYKRHDQLQEAQEIENTKLIANDELDTDQGANQMGTLQRVGDTRWSSHFHSICSLIRIFAATHIVFNNIIDDGTTSAQRGEAYGVNKVLFSFEFVFSLHLMKKIMGITNILCQALQQKFQVILNAMHVVSTSKLLLQKLRDNDWCNLLEIVKKFCEKHEIDIPDMNTQYTINQR; this is encoded by the coding sequence ATGGAAGTATGTCATTTGGTAAGAGATCTAGAAATTCAACCAATGATTTGGAAGTTTCATCCAAGTAAAAGAGATGAAATTCATCGAGCTTATCTTAAAGCTGGACCAAATCAATCAATACTTGATAATTATCCATTCATGAGCGATACAAGTCATCGTCGTCGGTTTCAAGCTTCTTGGTTTGAATTATACCCTTCATGGTTAGAGTATTCTATTGAAGATGATGCTGTATATTATTTACCATGCTACCTATTTGCTATGGAATCTTCAATCAACACATATTCAAATGCTTTCATTGAAAATGACTTTAGGAATTGGAAGAAGGTAAATAGTAGAAAAGATTGTCCTCTTTTGAATCACATTGGCAAAGGCCCCAATTCGTTCCATCATAGGGCAACGAAATCATGTGATGATTTGATGAAGAAATCACAACATGTTGATACACTTATGAAACAACAAacatcagagaaaattgagaatAATCAACGTAGACTTGGAGCATCTATTGATTATATTAGATGGTTGACTTCTCAAGGTTGCGCTTATAGAGTTCATGATGAAAGCTCGAGTTCAGATAATCGAGGTCACTTTATTGAATTGTTAAAGTTTTTGAGTTCTTACAATAGTAGTGTTCAGAAGCTTATTTTGGAAAATGCTCCTAGATTTGCTAAATATACTTCAAGTGATGTTCATAAAGAAATTCTACATGTTCTTGCTACAATGGTGAGAAATTCAATTAGAAAGGATATTGGAGATGCCAAATTTTGTATCATCATTAATGAAGCTCGTGATAAATCTAAAAAAGAGCAAATGGCTATTATTTTGAGATTTGTTGATGTGGATGGTTTTGTTCGTGAACGCTTCTTTGATCTTGTACATGTTATTGATACTAGTGCCTTGACTTTGAAAAAAGAATTGGTGTCTGTGCTTTCTATTTATAATCTTCAAATTGAAAATATTCGAGGTCAGGGATATGATGGTGCTAGCAATATGAGAGGAGAATGGAATGGTTTACAAGCTTTATTTCTCAATGATTGTCGACAAGCATATTATGTCCATTGTTTTGCTCATAGATTGCAATTAGCACTAGTGGCTGCTTCAAGGGAAGTACTTCAAATTCATGAGTTTTTCACACAATTGACTGTTATTGTCAATATTGTTGGTGCATCTTACAAACGACATGATCAACTACAAGAAGCTCAAGAAATTGAAAATACAAAATTGATTGCCAATGATGAGCTAGACACAGATCAAGGTGCAAATCAAATGGGCACTTTACAAAGAGTTGGAGATACAAGATGGAGTTCTCACTTTCATTCTATTTGTAGTTTGATAAGAATATTTGCAGCTACTCATATCGTTTTTAATAACATTATTGATGATGGTACAACTTCTGCTCAAAGAGGTGAGGCTTATGGTGTCAACAAAGTGCTATTCTCGTTTGAATTTGTTTTTTCGTTACATTTGATGAAGAAAATTATGGGGATTACTAATATTTTGTGCCAAGCATTACAACAAAAATTCCAAGTTATTTTGAATGCAATGCATGTTGTTTCCACATCAAAACTACTTCTTCAAAAATTGAGGGATAATGATTGGTGCAATTTACTTGAGATTGTTAAGAAATTTTGTGAGAAACATGAAATTGATATCCCTGATATGAATACACAATACACAATCAACCAAAGATAA